A genomic window from Candidatus Pelagisphaera phototrophica includes:
- a CDS encoding bifunctional aconitate hydratase 2/2-methylisocitrate dehydratase: MSFYSQYLKEIDKRKDQGLNPKPIDSSDLLSEIIAQIKDLESEHRKSSLNLFIYNTLPGTTSAAGVKAIFLKEIILGESTVEEISSTYAFELLSHMKGGPSVEVLLDLALSDDASIASDAAEVLKTQVFLYEADTDRLETAFKSGSAIAKDILESYAKAEFFTNLPDVDKNINVVTYIAGEGDISTDLLSPGNQAHSRSDRELHGKCLISESAQAEIKALQEQHSGKRVMLIAEKGTMGVGSSRMSGVNNVALWTGKQASPYVPFVNIAPIVAGTNGISPIFLTTVDVTGGIGIDLKNWVKKTDENGETVLDDKDEPVLEKAYSVETGTVLTINLKEKKLYNGEKELIDISESLTPQKLEFIKAGGSYAIVFGKKLQNFAAQTLGIECEQVFAASKEISHEGQGLTAVEKIFNRNAVGITEGKTLHAGSDVRVNVNIVGSQDTTGLMTSQELEALAATVISPTVDGAYQSGCHTASVWDKKAQANIPKLMNFMHGFGLITGRDPKEVYHPMTDVIHKVLNDLTVDDWDIIIGGDSHTRMSKGVAFGADSGTVALALATGEANMPIPESVKVTFKGDLKEHMDFRDVVHATQAQMLQQFGDNVFQGRIIEVHIGTLPADQAFTFTDWTAEMKAKASICISQNETLIKSLEIAKSRIQIMIKKGMDNHTQVLQGLIDKANNRIAEIRSGEKPALTPDSDAKYFAEFVVDLDLIVEPMIADPDVNNEDASKRYTHDTIRDLTFYSGEKNVDLGFVGSCMVHKGDMKIVAKMLRNLEEQYGKVEFQAPLVVTAPTYNIIEELKEEGDWEILQKYSGFEFNDDAPKNTARTEYKNILYLERPGCNLCMGNQEKAANGDTVLATSTRLFQGRVVADSERKKGESLLASTPVVVLSASLGRIPTIEEYKKSVEGISLTKFAPPREAMIS; the protein is encoded by the coding sequence ATGAGTTTCTATTCCCAATACTTAAAAGAGATCGACAAACGAAAAGATCAAGGGTTGAACCCAAAGCCAATCGACAGCAGCGATTTGTTGTCCGAAATCATTGCACAAATCAAAGATCTTGAGAGCGAGCACAGAAAAAGCTCCCTCAACCTTTTCATCTACAACACCTTGCCGGGCACCACTAGTGCAGCCGGGGTAAAGGCGATATTTCTTAAGGAGATAATCCTCGGCGAATCCACAGTCGAAGAAATCTCATCGACCTACGCCTTCGAGCTTCTCTCCCACATGAAGGGCGGTCCTTCAGTGGAAGTTCTTCTCGACCTCGCCCTCTCCGACGATGCTTCAATCGCTTCGGATGCCGCTGAAGTTCTCAAAACTCAAGTTTTTCTCTATGAAGCGGACACCGACCGTCTCGAAACGGCTTTCAAAAGCGGTAGTGCAATCGCCAAAGACATCCTCGAAAGTTACGCGAAGGCGGAATTCTTCACCAATCTCCCAGATGTAGATAAGAATATCAACGTCGTCACTTACATTGCTGGCGAGGGCGATATATCCACTGACCTGTTATCTCCAGGCAACCAAGCCCACTCTCGCTCCGATCGTGAGCTTCACGGTAAATGCCTGATTTCCGAATCGGCTCAAGCTGAAATAAAAGCTCTCCAGGAACAGCATTCGGGCAAACGAGTTATGCTCATCGCCGAAAAAGGAACTATGGGCGTCGGCTCTTCCAGAATGTCCGGCGTCAACAACGTCGCTCTTTGGACGGGCAAACAAGCAAGCCCCTACGTTCCCTTCGTCAACATTGCTCCTATCGTTGCAGGTACGAACGGGATCTCGCCGATTTTCCTGACAACCGTCGATGTCACAGGCGGTATCGGCATTGACCTCAAGAACTGGGTCAAGAAGACCGATGAGAATGGCGAGACAGTCCTCGACGACAAAGATGAACCTGTACTTGAGAAGGCCTACTCTGTTGAGACCGGCACTGTTCTAACCATCAACCTCAAGGAGAAGAAGCTCTACAACGGCGAAAAGGAGCTCATCGACATTTCCGAGTCGCTCACCCCGCAAAAGCTGGAGTTCATTAAAGCGGGGGGATCTTACGCTATCGTATTCGGTAAAAAACTACAAAATTTCGCAGCTCAAACGCTCGGCATAGAGTGCGAGCAAGTATTCGCCGCCTCAAAGGAAATCTCTCACGAAGGCCAAGGCCTCACCGCGGTTGAAAAGATCTTCAACAGAAACGCGGTAGGCATAACCGAGGGAAAGACTTTGCACGCTGGTTCTGACGTCCGTGTTAATGTCAACATCGTCGGCTCTCAAGACACCACCGGATTGATGACTTCCCAAGAGTTGGAAGCCTTGGCTGCAACCGTCATCTCTCCTACCGTCGACGGTGCTTACCAGTCCGGCTGTCACACCGCTTCTGTTTGGGACAAGAAGGCTCAGGCCAATATTCCGAAGCTTATGAATTTCATGCACGGTTTCGGTCTCATAACTGGCCGCGACCCTAAGGAGGTTTACCACCCGATGACCGACGTCATCCACAAGGTATTGAACGATCTCACTGTAGACGATTGGGACATTATTATCGGCGGCGACTCCCACACCCGCATGTCAAAGGGCGTGGCTTTTGGAGCTGACTCCGGTACAGTTGCCCTCGCACTGGCCACAGGTGAAGCCAACATGCCAATCCCCGAGTCCGTTAAGGTAACATTCAAAGGCGACCTCAAAGAGCACATGGACTTCCGCGACGTCGTTCACGCTACCCAAGCTCAGATGCTCCAACAATTCGGAGACAACGTCTTCCAGGGCCGCATAATCGAAGTTCACATCGGCACCCTCCCAGCCGACCAAGCCTTCACCTTCACCGACTGGACAGCAGAGATGAAGGCCAAGGCCTCCATCTGTATTTCTCAAAATGAGACGCTTATCAAGTCGCTCGAAATAGCGAAAAGTCGTATCCAAATAATGATTAAAAAGGGTATGGATAATCATACCCAAGTCCTCCAAGGTTTGATCGACAAGGCTAACAATCGCATCGCTGAGATCCGATCAGGCGAAAAGCCAGCTCTCACTCCTGACTCCGACGCCAAGTACTTCGCTGAATTTGTGGTAGACCTGGACCTCATCGTCGAGCCGATGATCGCGGACCCCGACGTAAACAACGAGGACGCATCCAAGCGCTACACGCACGATACGATCAGAGACCTTACCTTCTACAGTGGAGAAAAGAACGTCGACCTCGGCTTCGTCGGTTCCTGCATGGTTCACAAGGGCGACATGAAGATCGTTGCCAAAATGCTCCGAAACCTCGAGGAGCAATACGGCAAGGTCGAATTCCAAGCGCCTCTCGTCGTAACAGCTCCGACCTACAACATCATCGAGGAGCTCAAAGAAGAGGGCGACTGGGAGATTCTCCAAAAGTATTCAGGTTTTGAGTTCAACGATGATGCTCCCAAGAATACAGCTCGCACCGAATACAAGAACATCCTCTATCTTGAGCGTCCCGGCTGCAACCTCTGCATGGGCAACCAAGAAAAGGCGGCCAATGGCGACACTGTTCTAGCAACCTCTACTCGCCTCTTCCAGGGCAGAGTTGTTGCCGATTCCGAACGCAAAAAGGGAGAATCGCTCCTCGCTTCAACGCCGGTAGTCGTCCTCTCCGCAAGCCTCGGCCGCATCCCCACAATAGAGGAATACAAAAAGTCGGTCGAAGGAATCAGCCTAACGAAATTTGCTCCGCCTCGCGAAGCAATGATCAGCTAG
- a CDS encoding redoxin domain-containing protein, producing MAIATGSKAPDFTLIHKNDSGLSDVTLSDNFGKTATVLIFFPFAFSGPCEKELCSIRDSISEYKNLDAQVYGISTDFPFALAAFASSLNVDFPLLSDCNKEASASYEVLFEEALGMKGVAKRSAVVISKDGEVIYSESSEDLGQWPDFDAIKAALV from the coding sequence ATGGCAATTGCAACTGGATCCAAGGCTCCGGACTTTACTTTGATACACAAAAACGATAGCGGTCTTTCCGATGTCACGTTAAGTGATAATTTTGGAAAAACGGCGACCGTTCTGATATTTTTCCCTTTCGCCTTTTCGGGTCCTTGCGAAAAGGAACTGTGTTCGATCAGAGATTCGATCAGCGAATATAAAAATTTGGATGCTCAAGTTTACGGCATCAGTACTGATTTCCCTTTTGCTTTGGCGGCCTTTGCGAGCTCTCTCAATGTTGATTTCCCGCTACTAAGCGATTGCAACAAAGAGGCGAGCGCTTCTTACGAGGTGCTTTTCGAAGAGGCTTTAGGTATGAAGGGCGTGGCCAAACGATCGGCAGTAGTTATCAGCAAAGATGGAGAGGTCATTTACAGCGAGTCGAGCGAGGACTTAGGACAGTGGCCTGACTTCGACGCTATCAAGGCGGCCCTCGTTTAA
- a CDS encoding class I SAM-dependent methyltransferase, translated as MPRSNPLTGNQTPVKKTPYSSGEWNLVECLETGMVFLENPPEYSQLVEEFAWEKTFEEERIRRRKKEPVVAFASHLSKSVRQKMQKRERIERVAFSILIRLVKEKGIKDRITMIDVGCGTGEKLCSISSYFQEQTGIFVSPVGIEISAELARETNERLSQLGGLCVHSSAFEGLKRLEDDSADLVIFCSYLEHEVEPLEVLRTAISKLKKGGYVIIKVPNFGCWNRYIRQKNWCGFRYPDHVNYFTPRTLTRMIETSGLKLWRMNLYDRLPTNDNVWAIARR; from the coding sequence ATGCCTAGAAGTAACCCGTTAACGGGAAACCAAACTCCCGTCAAAAAAACGCCGTATTCGAGCGGAGAATGGAATTTGGTAGAATGCCTCGAAACAGGGATGGTGTTCTTGGAGAATCCACCGGAGTACTCACAGCTGGTTGAGGAGTTTGCATGGGAGAAAACCTTCGAGGAAGAGAGGATTCGGCGCCGTAAGAAAGAGCCGGTCGTCGCTTTTGCCAGTCATTTGAGTAAGTCCGTGCGCCAGAAGATGCAGAAGCGAGAGCGGATTGAGCGAGTGGCATTTAGCATTCTCATTCGACTCGTGAAAGAAAAAGGGATCAAGGACAGGATCACTATGATTGATGTGGGTTGCGGAACCGGGGAAAAGCTATGCAGCATCAGTAGCTATTTTCAGGAGCAAACGGGCATTTTTGTGAGCCCGGTCGGTATCGAAATATCCGCTGAGCTAGCGAGAGAGACTAACGAGAGATTGTCGCAGCTGGGTGGGCTTTGCGTTCACTCCTCAGCGTTCGAAGGGTTGAAGAGGTTGGAGGATGACAGTGCGGACCTAGTGATCTTTTGTTCCTATCTGGAGCATGAAGTAGAGCCGTTGGAAGTGTTGCGAACCGCTATCAGCAAATTGAAAAAGGGGGGGTACGTCATTATCAAAGTGCCCAACTTTGGCTGTTGGAACCGGTATATAAGACAGAAGAATTGGTGTGGTTTCAGGTATCCCGATCATGTGAACTACTTCACGCCACGAACTCTGACAAGGATGATCGAGACATCAGGGCTCAAGCTTTGGAGGATGAATCTTTATGACCGGCTGCCGACGAACGACAACGTTTGGGCGATCGCGAGGAGATAG
- a CDS encoding MYG1 family protein, translating to MTEFILTHPGSAHKDEFLACCVLISQNPVEIQRREPEKADLDNPAVCVVDMGDDDDPSKSNFDHHQFPRDAIPTCSLSLVLKHLALYDDARAFCDWLEPAEWFDCRGANGTARWLGVERDIIGKLSSPIDITLLRRFAAKTLHTPGETLWEVMKMIGDDLVEYLTSLRERLDFIGANAETWTIENGSSSIQAVFLPRTEPLPEEPSMGLPRFIEEQGLAQTAHAMIYPDRRGDGYGLSRYNDHPKMDFTRIKDESDVHFAHAAGFVAKSSATSPDRLKELVAKSFG from the coding sequence ATGACCGAATTCATCCTCACTCATCCAGGCAGCGCCCACAAAGACGAATTCCTCGCATGCTGCGTTCTCATTTCCCAGAATCCGGTCGAGATTCAACGCCGTGAGCCCGAAAAAGCCGATCTGGATAACCCAGCAGTTTGTGTAGTTGACATGGGCGACGACGACGATCCCTCAAAGTCTAACTTTGATCACCATCAATTCCCCCGCGACGCGATTCCCACTTGCTCCCTATCTCTGGTCCTTAAGCATCTCGCACTCTACGACGATGCCCGCGCTTTTTGCGATTGGCTCGAGCCAGCTGAATGGTTCGACTGCCGCGGTGCTAATGGAACCGCTCGCTGGCTTGGCGTCGAACGAGACATCATCGGAAAGCTCAGTTCCCCCATCGATATCACACTGCTTCGGCGGTTCGCCGCTAAAACCCTTCACACTCCCGGAGAAACGCTTTGGGAAGTCATGAAAATGATTGGTGATGACCTCGTCGAATACTTGACGTCCCTGCGCGAGCGACTCGATTTCATTGGGGCAAACGCGGAGACCTGGACGATCGAAAATGGCTCCTCCTCTATTCAAGCCGTATTCCTACCGCGCACCGAACCGCTCCCGGAAGAGCCTTCCATGGGCTTACCCCGCTTCATAGAAGAACAAGGGCTTGCCCAAACCGCTCATGCCATGATTTATCCGGATCGTCGCGGAGACGGGTACGGTCTTTCTCGATACAATGATCATCCAAAAATGGATTTCACGCGAATCAAAGACGAATCCGATGTCCACTTCGCCCACGCAGCAGGGTTCGTGGCTAAGTCTTCTGCCACGAGTCCTGACCGTCTCAAGGAACTCGTTGCCAAGAGCTTCGGTTGA
- a CDS encoding PQQ-binding-like beta-propeller repeat protein — translation MIPSSSLYFRFFLLLILHYPSVKAQVFEDPAPPTVNLIEKRPAPEPLVQPGLIFYVPPKHLSPDAVTEDWMDFIGPTHNAISRETHLLKTFGDNDPTIVWEVAKGEGYAAPAVIGNRVILFHRIGNEETVECLHNETGQRHWKYSYPTQYKDRYGFSNGPRCQPISDGEFVYTYGVEAILSCLDLKTGQLLWQRNLKTEFGRTLDFFGATATPLLEDSRVIVNIGAPGGPCVAAFDKHTGAMLWGAGSEWGPSYASPIPADTIAGRRIFVFAGGESRPATGGLLVINPENGNIDSRFPWRGNRYESVNASSPVAVDNKVYISECYGAGGALLGIERDGSCSPIWTNEILNTHFMTAIHKDGYLYGIDGHGPQNAPIVCIELETGEEMWRTEPEWFTPVTNDGREKEYNLAPALASFLLVDGRCLVLGQYGHLAWIDLNPTGYRELDRTHLFLARQTWSLPTLSKGLLYVGQNDKGVDGSNTRLICYDLRAE, via the coding sequence ATGATCCCCTCCTCTTCCCTCTATTTTAGATTCTTTCTACTTCTTATTCTTCATTACCCGAGCGTAAAGGCCCAGGTCTTCGAGGACCCGGCCCCTCCCACCGTCAACCTGATCGAAAAACGGCCCGCACCCGAGCCATTAGTTCAGCCGGGACTCATCTTCTACGTACCCCCAAAGCACCTCTCGCCCGATGCCGTCACCGAAGACTGGATGGATTTCATTGGCCCGACTCACAACGCCATCTCTCGCGAAACCCATTTGCTCAAAACGTTTGGAGACAATGATCCTACTATTGTGTGGGAGGTCGCCAAGGGCGAGGGATACGCCGCTCCAGCGGTGATCGGAAATCGAGTCATTCTATTTCACCGGATCGGGAATGAGGAAACGGTTGAGTGCCTACACAACGAGACGGGCCAACGGCACTGGAAGTACTCCTATCCCACGCAGTACAAGGACCGATACGGATTTAGCAATGGGCCTCGATGCCAGCCCATCAGCGACGGAGAATTCGTCTACACCTATGGAGTGGAAGCCATCCTCAGCTGCCTCGATCTGAAGACGGGACAATTGCTCTGGCAACGAAATCTCAAAACTGAGTTTGGCCGCACCCTAGATTTTTTTGGAGCGACCGCGACACCACTTCTCGAAGACAGTCGAGTTATCGTCAACATCGGAGCACCCGGTGGTCCCTGCGTGGCCGCCTTCGACAAACACACTGGTGCAATGCTGTGGGGTGCCGGAAGCGAATGGGGACCCAGCTACGCGTCTCCTATTCCGGCTGACACAATTGCTGGAAGACGCATCTTCGTTTTCGCCGGAGGCGAGAGTCGACCCGCAACGGGTGGCCTCCTCGTCATTAACCCGGAAAACGGGAATATTGACAGTCGTTTCCCCTGGAGAGGGAATCGCTACGAATCCGTCAACGCCTCGTCACCCGTAGCCGTCGACAACAAGGTTTACATTTCCGAATGCTACGGAGCCGGCGGAGCCTTATTGGGCATCGAAAGAGATGGATCCTGTTCCCCGATCTGGACCAACGAGATACTCAACACCCACTTCATGACTGCTATTCACAAGGACGGTTACTTGTATGGGATTGATGGGCACGGTCCTCAAAATGCTCCTATCGTTTGCATCGAACTCGAAACCGGAGAGGAAATGTGGCGAACCGAACCGGAATGGTTTACACCGGTGACCAACGATGGCCGAGAGAAGGAATACAATCTAGCCCCCGCCTTGGCATCTTTCCTTCTTGTCGACGGGCGATGCCTTGTATTGGGTCAATACGGACACCTCGCCTGGATCGACCTCAACCCCACAGGTTACCGCGAGCTCGACCGGACCCATCTTTTTCTCGCCCGCCAAACCTGGTCCCTCCCCACCCTAAGCAAAGGTCTCCTCTATGTCGGCCAGAATGACAAAGGCGTCGACGGATCGAACACCCGGCTCATCTGCTACGATTTAAGAGCCGAATGA
- the fabD gene encoding ACP S-malonyltransferase, which translates to MNIALMFSGQGAHKVGMGKDLSENSPLAREIYDRADQLLGWKLSDFSFEGPEEMLTKTGICQPALFTHGYVVYKLLEEKGFLSDATIAMGLSLGEVTALAAAGVYDFDTGLKIVAERGRLMQEACEASDGSMAAIIGVDRETVTAFCEAHDVEIANLNCPGQIVISGGTAKIEAAVEAGKNNGFRRIMILNVAGAYHSRLMRPAYEPFKNFLADIELSEPKYTVFSTTTGAKLSDPEDIRKSLVAAFVSPVYWEDCMVAAAADGADMFYELGVNGILKGQLKRTNKDLLSASFETWEEVSAISVGC; encoded by the coding sequence ATGAATATTGCGTTAATGTTTTCCGGACAAGGCGCCCACAAGGTTGGCATGGGCAAGGACTTGAGTGAGAATAGTCCCCTTGCACGCGAGATTTACGACCGTGCGGACCAACTGCTAGGTTGGAAATTGTCGGACTTCAGCTTTGAAGGACCCGAGGAGATGCTTACCAAGACAGGCATCTGCCAGCCAGCCCTCTTTACGCATGGCTACGTAGTTTACAAGCTCCTGGAGGAGAAAGGCTTTCTCAGTGACGCCACCATAGCGATGGGGTTGAGTCTCGGAGAAGTTACCGCCCTTGCCGCCGCCGGGGTGTACGATTTTGATACGGGTCTAAAGATTGTGGCCGAGCGGGGCCGTCTCATGCAGGAAGCTTGTGAGGCGAGCGACGGTTCGATGGCTGCAATTATCGGTGTCGATCGCGAAACGGTTACCGCATTCTGTGAAGCGCACGATGTGGAGATTGCGAACTTGAATTGCCCTGGCCAGATCGTCATATCTGGCGGAACTGCAAAAATTGAAGCCGCTGTCGAGGCAGGAAAAAACAACGGATTTCGGCGGATCATGATATTGAATGTCGCCGGTGCTTACCACAGTCGGCTCATGCGCCCTGCCTACGAGCCCTTTAAAAATTTCCTCGCGGATATCGAGCTTTCAGAACCCAAGTATACCGTCTTTTCAACCACAACGGGTGCCAAACTCTCGGATCCGGAAGACATACGCAAGTCGCTGGTTGCCGCTTTCGTTTCACCCGTTTACTGGGAAGACTGCATGGTGGCGGCTGCTGCCGACGGAGCGGACATGTTCTACGAGCTTGGTGTGAACGGCATTCTCAAAGGACAGCTGAAACGTACGAACAAGGATCTCCTCAGCGCTAGCTTTGAGACCTGGGAAGAAGTCTCAGCGATTTCAGTGGGCTGCTGA